AGTCGTGGTATTTACGCCCGGAAAGCTGGACACTCAGCCAGACAGGCTACTCGCAGCTAGGGCTGATTAGCTTCTGTCTGGCGGTGGTGATACTGGCACCGGTCTTTGAAGAAATCCTCTTCCGGGGTTTTATCCTGCACGCTTTTCTGCTGTGGGCACCGGCCCAGCGCCTGACCTGCTCAATAGTCACTTCACTCTTTTTTGCCCTGCTCCATACTCAGTATGCGCACCTGCAAACCCTGATTTCGCTTACCGTCTTGTCACTGTTGCTGTGTGCCGCCCGTTTGATATCTGGCGGCCTGAAACTCCCGATTTACCTGCATATGCTGAACAATTTTTTCGGCGTTGCCCCGCTTCTTTGGCAAAACGTTGTCCGCTAGCCATGCTGCCCCGGCGTTCACTTTATAACGACTTCGCCAGGCTTATAACCTTTGCGCATAACGATAGCGAATAATCTACTATTATTCTTATTGGCTGTTCACTTACACTCGCGAAAAATCCTAAGGCAAGGAAACGTCATGAAAAATACAATC
This DNA window, taken from Erwinia tasmaniensis Et1/99, encodes the following:
- a CDS encoding CPBP family intramembrane glutamic endopeptidase; the encoded protein is MTSASDNVSQTLFCSGAFIIWYSIAVLVNHLPYIDTLKSQGLLMPLTCLLEFIALVAFYRGYSLRFTDIALGTLRTRQVLLFSVLLLATIGSQSWYLRPESWTLSQTGYSQLGLISFCLAVVILAPVFEEILFRGFILHAFLLWAPAQRLTCSIVTSLFFALLHTQYAHLQTLISLTVLSLLLCAARLISGGLKLPIYLHMLNNFFGVAPLLWQNVVR